One Malania oleifera isolate guangnan ecotype guangnan chromosome 9, ASM2987363v1, whole genome shotgun sequence DNA segment encodes these proteins:
- the LOC131164555 gene encoding uncharacterized protein LOC131164555 isoform X2 has protein sequence MHRSASASRVSDELSAQPPPSLPVHSSRPSSDHLPTYNPLSQAAKRERSRLRSAEIAVHLIPLVLLLCALILWFFSTPGKFKLRAS, from the exons ATGCATCGATCGGCGAGCGCGTCTCGAGTCTCCGATGAGTTATCGGCGCAGCCGCCGCCTTCCTTGCCGGTTCACAGCTCCAGACCCTCCTCCGACCACTTGCCCACCTACAACCCACTCTCCCAGGCCGCAAAGAGAGAGAGGTCCCGTCTCAGATCTGCCGAGATCGCCGTCCACCTCATCCCTCTTGTTCTGCTTCTCTGCGCCCTCATCCTCTGGTTCTTCTCCACCCCAG GGAAATTCAAATTAAGGGCATCATAG
- the LOC131164371 gene encoding pentatricopeptide repeat-containing protein At4g16835, mitochondrial, which translates to MRSSVRRRNWAYLNSFSQTKHQYSSFSTSIIQNPYAIPNKKLFPANFPSSFPGKAYLVFTGKMATTAITGRVVVKSITSDERELCDVIASNRLITEYTRAGDLDSALSVFHSMTIKTTVTWNSVLAGYVKTPGKIKDARELFDKIPEPDTISYNTMLACYLHNSGLETARVFFDQMPIKDTASWNTMISGFSQNGMMDEARNLFLAMPEKNSVSWNAMISGYVESGDLDMAVELFRGAPVKSVVAWTAMITGFMKFRKIELAERLFKEMPVKNLVTWNSMIAGYVENCRAEYGLKLFRRMVEAGVKPNPSSLSSVLLGCSNLSALALGRQVHQLIYKSPLYSSTTVGTSLLSMYCKCGDLEDAWKLFIEMPQKDVVTWNAMISGYAQHGVAEKALCLFNEMSNGGIKPDWITFVAVLLACNHAGLVDTGVQYFESMVRDYRIEAEPDHYTCMVDLFGRAGMLVEAVDLIKKMPFRPHPAIFGTLLGACRIHKNLELAEFAAKNLLDLDPASAAGYVQLANVYAAMNRWGHVARVRRSMKDHRVVKTPGYSWIEVKAVVHEFRSGDRIHPELASIHEKLYDLEKKMKWAGYVPDLEFALHDVGEEQKEQLLLWHSEKLAIAFGLIRVPLGTPIRVFKNLRVCGDCHCATKYISAIEGREIIVRDTTRFHHFRDGICSCGDYW; encoded by the coding sequence CAAACATCAATACTCATCTTTTTCTACTTCAATAATTCAAAACCCTTATGCCATACCAAACAAGAAACTGTTTCCAGCtaattttccttcctcttttccGGGGAAAGCCTACTTGGTTTTCACCGGTAAAATGGCGACAACCGCCATAACAGGGCGTGTTGTCGTGAAATCTATAACGTCAGATGAGCGCGAACTTTGCGATGTCATTGCGTCGAATAGATTGATCACGGAATACACTCGAGCTGGTGATTTAGATTCGGCGCTTAGTGTTTTCCATAGCATGACAATTAAGACCACAGTTACTTGGAACTCTGTCTTGGCTGGGTATGTGAAAACGCCAGGCAAAATTAAAGATGCCCGTGAACTGTTTGATAAAATTCCCGAACCAGATACTATATCATACAATACCATGTTGGCTTGTTATTTACACAATTCTGGTTTGGAGACGGCGCGGGTTTTCTTTGATCAAATGCCCATTAAGGACACAGCATCTTGGAATACCATGATATCGGGATTTTCGCAAAATGGAATGATGGACGAAGCTCGGAATTTGTTCCTGGCAATGCCGGAGAAGAATAGTGTGTCATGGAATGCCATGATATCTGGGTATGTGGAGTCAGGGGATTTGGACATGGCTGTGGAGTTGTTTCGGGGAGCTCCGGTTAAGAGTGTGGTTGCATGGACAGCAATGATCACCGGTTTTATGAAGTTTAGAAAGATTGAATTGGCAGAGAGATTGTTTAAAGAGATGCCAGTGAAAAATTTAGTGACGTGGAACTCCATGATTGCAGGTTATGTTGAGAATTGTCGAGCAGAATACGGGCTGAAGCTTTTTAGGAGGATGGTGGAAGCTGGCGTTAAGCCAAATCCATCAAGCTTGAGTAGTGTTCTATTGGGTTGTAGTAATTTGTCTGCATTGGCATTGGGGAGGCAAGTTCATCAGCTCATTTATAAATCTCCATTGTACTCTAGCACAACTGTTGGGACCTCATTGCTCAGCATGTATTGCAAGTGTGGAGATTTAGAGGACGCATGGAAACTGTTTATTGAGATGCCACAAAAAGATGTTGTTACTTGGAATGCGATGATTTCTGGATATGCACAACATGGAGTGGCTGAAAAGGCTCTTTGTTTATTTAATGAGATGAGCAATGGGGGAATAAAACCAGATTGGATTACCTTTGTTGCTGTTTTATTGGCTTGCAACCATGCGGGATTAGTAGATACTGGGGTTCAATATTTTGAGTCAATGGTAAGGGACTACAGGATTGAGGCAGAGCCAGATCATTATACTTGCATGGTTGACCTTTTTGGTCGAGCTGGTATGCTAGTTGAAGCTGTAGACTTGATAAAGAAAATGCCCTTCAGACCACATCCTGCCATATTTGGAACTCTTTTGGGTGCTTGTAGGATCCACAAAAACTTAGAGCTGGCTGAGTTTGCTGCAAAAAACTTGCTTGATCTTGATCCTGCAAGTGCAGCTGGTTATGTTCAGCTTGCTAATGTTTATGCAGCAATGAACAGATGGGGCCATGTTGCTAGGGTTCGTAGATCAATGAAGGACCATAGAGTAGTCAAAACACCTGGGTATAGTTGGATTGAGGTCAAAGCTGTGGTTCATGAATTCAGGTCAGGAGATAGGATTCACCCAGAATTGGCTTCTATACACGAAAAACTATATGATTTGGAGAAGAAAATGAAGTGGGCTGGCTATGTGCCAGATCTTGAATTTGCATTACATGATGTTGGGGAGGAGCAGAAAGAGCAACTACTATTATGGCATAGTGAGAAACTGGCAATAGCTTTTGGACTGATCAGAGTGCCACTGGGAACTCCAATCCGGGTATTCAAGAACTTGAGAGTATGTGGAGATTGCCACTGTGCCACAAAATACATATCAGCAATAGAAGGGAGGGAAATCATCGTTAGAGATACCACTAGATTTCATCATTTCAGGGATGGGATTTGCTCTTGTGGTGATTACTGGTAA
- the LOC131164555 gene encoding uncharacterized protein LOC131164555 isoform X1: protein MHRSASASRVSDELSAQPPPSLPVHSSRPSSDHLPTYNPLSQAAKRERSRLRSAEIAVHLIPLVLLLCALILWFFSTPETFLKAELRAGGPKP, encoded by the exons ATGCATCGATCGGCGAGCGCGTCTCGAGTCTCCGATGAGTTATCGGCGCAGCCGCCGCCTTCCTTGCCGGTTCACAGCTCCAGACCCTCCTCCGACCACTTGCCCACCTACAACCCACTCTCCCAGGCCGCAAAGAGAGAGAGGTCCCGTCTCAGATCTGCCGAGATCGCCGTCCACCTCATCCCTCTTGTTCTGCTTCTCTGCGCCCTCATCCTCTGGTTCTTCTCCACCCCAG AGACATTCTTGAAAGCTGAACTTCGAGCTGGAGGCCCCAAACCATAA
- the LOC131164372 gene encoding GTP-binding protein YPTM2: MNPEYDYLFKLLLIGDSGVGKSCLLLRFADDSYLESYISTIGVDFKIRTVEQDGKTIKLQIWDTAGQERFRTITSSYYRGAHGIIVVYDVTDQESFNNVKQWLNEIDRYASENVNKLLVGNKCDLTANKVVSYETAKAFADEIGIPFMETSAKNATNVEQAFMAMAAEIKNRMASQPAMNNARPPTVQIRGQPINQKSGCCSS, translated from the exons ATGAATCCTGAATA TGACTATCTGTTCAAGCTTTTGCTGATTGGAGACTCTGGTGTTGGAAAATCATGCCTTCTCTTGAGGTTTGCT GATGATTCATATCTGGAGAGTTACATTAGTACCATTGGAGTTGACTTT AAAATCCGCACGGTGGAACAGGACGGGAAAACCATTAAACTGCAAATT TGGGATACTGCAGGGCAAGAACGTTTTAGGACAATCACCAGCAGCTACTATCGTGGGGCACATGGCATTATT GTGGTCTATGATGTAACGGACCAAGAAAGTTTCAATAACGTCAAGCAATGGTTGAATGAAATCGACCGCTATGCAAGCGAGAATGTAAACAAGCTATTAGTTGGGAACAAGTGTGACCTGACAGCAAACAAAGTTGTGTCCTATGAGACGGCTAAG GCATTCGCTGATGAAATTGGGATCCCATTCATGGAAACAAGTGCTAAAAATGCAACCAATGTTGAGCAGGCTTTCATGGCCATGGCTGCTGAAATTAAGAACCG GATGGCAAGCCAACCAGCAATGAACAATGCCAGGCCTCCAACTGTGCAAATCCGAGGGCAACCAATCAACCAGAAATCTGGCTGCTGCTCTTCTTGA